In the Candidatus Krumholzibacteriia bacterium genome, GGAGGGCACTTCGGTGCCCTCCCTTTCTTTTTCCCCCATTGACAGCTTTCCTTTGCCCTGATAGCTTTCCAGTATTCAGGACTTCAATATCCAGATGCGGGGAATGGGGGATGCGATGATTCTATCCAGAGCAAGTGAATATGCCATTCGGGCCCTGGTTCACATGGCCGAAAAAGGGGGAGACCAGCCTGTTCAGTTGAAGGATATCTCCGATGCGGAGAAAATCCCCTTCCACTTTCTGGCAAAGACCATGCAGGTCCTGACCCGGATTCGACTGGTCCGCTCCTTCAGGGGACCTCGCGGCGGCTTCACCCTGATGAAACCCGCAAGCCAGGTCTATCTCTATGAGATCGTAAACGCCTTCGATGCAATCAGCCAGTGGGACACTACCTGCATTCTGGGGATCAATCCCTGTGATGACAAGGTCGTCTGTCCGATTCACGATGACTGGAAGCCGATCAAGGAAGAGATTTTCCGCATGTTCCGGGAGACCACTCTTCTGGAACTGGCCGGTAAGTTGAAAGAGAAGCGGGCCAAGCTGGCAGAGTTGGGGCTGATCGCCTGAGGCTCAGAAACGGGCTTTCAGGGATGAAAAACTCATTCCCTCTGTGGGAGTCTCTCCCCACTGAAAGAGGTCGCTGAGGAAGCGGAGGTTTCCGCATTCGTCCACTGCCGTGACCGTGGCGGTGTTGTCGCCTTCCACGAAGTAGTCTGCACTCTCCACCATGAACTCCCAGAATCCGGGCTCCGTTTCCGTGCCGGGAAACACTCCCTCTCCGATCTGAAGGCTGAGGCTCAGGGGACTCTCGTCCTCGGCACTTGCCGTGAAACGGTAGGGCGGGTCTCCCAGGGGATCGCTGGCAATGAAGCCCAGGGTTGGGGGCAGGGAGTCCGGGCAGACATCGCTGAACTGCACGCGGATTCCGAGGTTGAAACCGTAATCGCTGTCCAGAGTCCAGCCCTCGTTCCAGAAGGACCAGAATGGGCCGCACAAGAAGCCCTCACTGCAGCTTTCATCCAGTCCGATTCCGTCGTCGTTTCCATCGAAACGGCAGCCAGCTGACAGAAGATCCCCTTCTTCAAGTACCCAGTCCAGACTGCTGGCATCGACTTCGATCCAGGCGGCTTCTTCGGGGGGCAGAAAGTGGATCGTGGAGTCGATCAGGGCAGAAGGTTCGCTGCCCGGGCTTGATACCGAACGGAAAATCAGGGCTTTCTCACTCTGTCCCTTCAGAAAGAAGTGGACAGATTCCAGTCGCCAGGGGCCTCCCGCTGGCAATTCCACATTGACGGCGCTTTCGTCGGTCCAGTCGGGACTTGTTCCCAGAGCCTCGAAACTGCCATCGTCCCAGGACAGGATCAGGTCGGCTCCATCTCGAGGGAACTCAGGAAAGCCATTGTCCGGCAATGGACTGGGGACTCTCTCCGGCGGGGAGCCCGCAAGGGGGACGAAAAATAGCGGCAAAAGCAGGATAGCTTTCATGGATCTCCTGGAAGAGGGCCTCGGTTCCCGTCAATTCCTT is a window encoding:
- a CDS encoding Rrf2 family transcriptional regulator, which encodes MILSRASEYAIRALVHMAEKGGDQPVQLKDISDAEKIPFHFLAKTMQVLTRIRLVRSFRGPRGGFTLMKPASQVYLYEIVNAFDAISQWDTTCILGINPCDDKVVCPIHDDWKPIKEEIFRMFRETTLLELAGKLKEKRAKLAELGLIA